From Panicum hallii strain FIL2 chromosome 2, PHallii_v3.1, whole genome shotgun sequence, a single genomic window includes:
- the LOC112881160 gene encoding L10-interacting MYB domain-containing protein-like: MAENADWNEENTRLLCELFAEQVRAHNRSGTHLNRTGYKNVMEKFKEMTELDYSKLQFKNKWDKMRKEYGNWKRLSRETGLGWDPVKKTYTAPDAWWKKENKVYKGIAKFKDGPLQHEDLKTIMFEDIRNTGDDHWSPSSGAAPNTQDTEPDDDKDEDYEANEASDDCHEISPEPSKGKRPAPTSRKDKGKKPKTSGGHWVQDQLTKLVSMSERSTASCESLARREDTSGCSIKDVMILVRECGAVPGSKEHFIASQVFIKRAEREMFMTLETPEERFQWLTMKHNWLTRNDSTM; the protein is encoded by the exons ATGGCTGAAAACgctgattggaatgaggagaatACTAGACTTCTATGTGAGTTGTTTGCTGAACAAGTGAGAGCACACAATCGCAGTGGCACTCATCTTAACAGGACTGGGTACAAAAATGTTATGGAAAAGTTTAAGGAGATGACTGAATTGGATTATAGCAAGCTGCAATTTAAGAACAAATGGGATAAGATGCGGAAAGAGTATGGTAACTGGAAAAGATTGTCCAGGGAAACTGGGTTAGGATGGGACCCTGTGAAGAAGACATATACTGCACCTGACGCTTGGTGGAAGAAGGAAAATAAG GTATACAAAGGAATTGCCAAGTTCAAGGATGGTCCTCTTCAGCATGAAGATTTAAAGACCATTATGTTTGAAGACATTCGGAAcacgggagatgatcattggtcTCCTTCTAGTGGTGCTGCACCTAACACTCAAGACACCGAACCAGACGATGACAAAGATGAAGATTACGAGGCTAATGAAGCCAGTGATGATTGTCATGAGATCTCCCCTGAACCTTCGAAAGGAAAGCGGCCTGCACCTACTAGCCGAAAGGATAAGGGTAAAAAACCAAAAACTTCAGGAGGACATTGGGTGCAGGATCAACTGACCAAGCTTGTTTCCATGAGCGAGAGGAGTACTGCCTCATGTGAGTCTTTGGCAAGGAGGGAGGATACTTCTGGGTGTTCAATCAAGGATGTCATGATTTTGGTTAGAGAGTGTGGTGCTGTTCCAGGAAGCAAAGAACACTTCATAGCTTCTCAAGTCTTCATCAAGCGAGCTGAGAGGGAGATGTTTATGACTTTGGAGACGCCGGAAGAACGGTTCCAGTGGCTTACAATGAAGCATAATTGGCTCACAAGGAATGATTCGACCATGTAG